The genomic DNA GGGTTATCCCGGCTGGCACATTGAGTGTTCGGTCATGGCTCGCAAGCTTCTGGGTCGCGATGTTATCGATATTCATACAGGCGGAGAAGATCTCATCTTCCCACATCATGAGTGTGAGATCGCTCAGAGTTGTGGAGCTTCCGGGGAAGACCATTTCGCCCGTTTCTGGATGCACGCTCGCTTCCTGATGGTCGAAGGCGAGAAAATGTCGAAGAGTAAGGGCAACTTCTACACGGTTCGCGATGTGCTCGGCGGCAAAGTGACCGGCCGTGAAGTTCACCCGGCTGTTTTGCGATACGAATTGATTCGCTCTCATTACGGCAGCAATATGAACTTCACCGAAAAAGGCTTGAAGGATTCTGCAGCTGCCGTCCGGAAATTGAATGAGTTCAACGCGATGCTCGAAGCAAAAACGGGTGGAGAAGTGGCTGAAGTCGATAATTCTCATCCCGTGCTGGCAGGATTCCTCGGAGCCCTCTCCGACAACCTCAACATTTCCGGAGCACTCGGTGTCCTCTTCCCCTGGATGTCTGGCCCACACGAAAACCCTCAGGAATCTTTGGCGGTGCTGCGAACAATCAACCGCATTCTTGATGTCGCCCCAATGGAACACGCGGAAGAATTGCAGTCGGAATCGAGTGATGCAGGCGGGTTCGATCCAGCCGAACTCTGTAAAGGCATTGACGAAGCCCGAGCTAATAAGGATTACGGTCGAGCAGACGAACTGCGAAACCAACTTCAGGATGCCGGTTACGAAGTGCGAAACTCACTAGAGGGAACGATTGCGACGAAACAGTTGGCGTAAAATTTTTGGTTCAGGCGAGCCGAGCAAGTTATGGCTCGGGTGGGTTCGAGACACCAACGACATGTTTTTTGTAAACAACACACAATCATCGTGACAAAACCCGAGTCATGACTGACTCGGCTCGCCAATTTCAAATTGGATGGGCATCTCGAATGGATCGCTTCTGGCTATTGACGTGGACAACTTATGGTTCATGGTTGCCGGGAGATCGCCGTCGTTTTGTCGGGAAGGTTCTTAGCGAAGATGGTCTTAAAGAGATCAAGAATATTCCCGGAATTCCTTACGAAGAAGGCGAATCACGGTTAGAAGATTTTGCGAAATCGAGTATGAAAAGCTCGACCATCACTCTGACTAAGATTGATGCAGATGATGTTTTAGTTCAGTTTCAAGAAACCGCGTCGTATCGAAGTGACCGCCTTTTCTCCGTTGCCATTATGCCGACTCATATCCATGTCGTGCTGGGAGTGAATGGTGATCCCGAGCCAGACAAATTGCTTCATGTTTATAAGAGTTATGCAAGTCGGAAACTGAATAAAAGAAAGAAGCGCGAAGTCTGGTGGACCAAATCTGGCTCAAAACGCAAACTGCCCGATGAACCTGCATTAATTGCTGGCATTCGCTACGTAAATAATCAACAAAAACCGCTCGCTCTATTTATCGACGTTGAATTCGAACATTGATAGGCGAGCCGAGCCAGTTATGGCTCGGGTGGGTTCGAGACACCAACGACATGTTTTTTGTAAACAACACACAATCATCGTGACAAAACCCGAGTCATGACTGGCTCGGGTCGCCTTTGTGGTTGCTTTCGGAAACGTGACTTGATATTCGTATTCGTATCACACAATTTCGATGCGTTTAACGAAAGCGATACTCATGACTCGATTTTTTCTTGCGCTGATGATCATGCTGGTCACCAACGTCTGCACTGCTCAGGACACGCTCAACTTCCCTCATTTGGGGGAAGTGCTGCGAATGGATGATGCGGTCAATAAAATCATTCCCAAGGATGCGGTTATTGAAGTTGTTGCCTCCGGGTTCGACTGGACCGAAGGGCCTGTCTGGGTGCCGGGCGATCCAGGACATCTACTTTTTTCGGACATCCCTCAAAACGCTGTTTATCGCTGGGATGAAGGCGAAGGCGTTTCGCTCTTTATGCAACCAAGTGGATATACGGGAGTTGCTCCGTATGGTGGAGAGCCGGGTTGTAATGGGTTAATGCTCGATTCCCAAGGGCGGCTCACCTCCTGCGAACATGGCGATCGTCGACTTTCTGTCCTCACAAAAGAGGGAGGCAAGCGGACACTCGTCGATAACTATGAAGGCAAGCGACTCAACAGTCCTAACGATCTCATCTTCCATTCCAATGGTGAATTGCTCTTCACCGATCCTCCTTACGGCTTACCGAAACGCTGGGACGATCCTCGTCGTGAACTCGACTTTTGTGGTGTCTATCGGTTAACTCCCGATAAACAACTGACTTTGCTGACAAAAGAGATGACTCGCCCGAACGGTATTGCATTGTCTCCGGACGAGAAAACTTTATACCTGGCTCAATCGGATCCTGAAGCCGCTTTGTGGAAAGCGTTTCCGATCAATAAAGATGGTTCACTCGGCAAAAGTCGCGTTCTGCACGATGCGACAGAATCTGTCGACAAACTGCCCGGCTTGCCCGATGGGATGGCAGTTGCCACAGACGGAACCCTTTTCGCAACCGGCCCCGGCGGTGTTTACATCTTCACACCAGAAGGCAAACTGCTTGGCCGCATCAGCACTGGCGAACGGACTTCGAATTGTACCTTCGGCGGAGCAGATGGCAAAACGCTTTATATGACAGCCGATATGTATCTCTGCCGCATCAAGACGAACCTGACGGGTTTGTCTCATAAGTAAAAACGAGGCGAGCCGAGTCAGTCATGACTCGGTTCGCCTTTAATCGCTGTAATTCCGATGATCGTATCCAATTTCAAAAATTCTGAGTGTCTGCAAAACTAAACGCTTGCGAGATGCTACCCCGACATGGCAGAGTGGGAGAAAGACCTTTTTCTCGAAATTCGCTGCCGTCTGCAGAAATCCTGCCCGGCTGAGGGGACATCGACCGTGCCGTATTCAAAATTATTCCTCACCAGTTGCCTCACTCTGGGAGTGATCAGTTCTACTTTGGCTCCTGAGCTTTACGCTCAGAAAAAGCCCAGCCCGCCAGCGACTCAGGATCTGAGTGCCGTCGATAGTGATTTCCGCTATCAGGGCGAATACATGGGCACGCTGCCGGACGGCGAGAATTCTTTCTATCGCAAGAAAGTCGGCCTGCAGATTGTCGCACGTGGCAACGGTAATTTTGATGCCGTTCTTTATGACGGTGGTCTGCCCGGCGATGGCTGGAATGATGAACCAGCAGAACGTGCGATTGCTCAACTAAACGACGACGTTGTCACGGCAACCGTTGGCGATTATCAGATTGAAGTCGCGGGGAACATCGCGACATTCTCCACTTTAGATGGCAAAACACTCGGCGAAGTTCGCAAGTACGATCGTCGCAGTGCCACCATCGGACTACCTGCTCCAGCCGATGCGACGGTCCTGTTTGATGGTGAAAAGAACGATCTCTGGAAGAACATGAATGTCACTCAAGACGGCTTGCTCGAACAAGGTTGTGAAACGGTCGATACCTTCGGCGACTTCACACTCCATGCCGAGTTTCGTCTGCCTTATAAGCCGCTCGGCGAAGGACAGGATCGTGGAAACAGTGGCTTCTATTTACAACGCCGTTACGAAGTGCAGGTGCTCGACTCCTTTGGCGACATGCTCGAATTCAACCACTGTGGAGCGATTTACCGCATCAAAGCTCCCGATTTGAATATGTGCCTGCCTCCTTTGAGCTGGCAGACTTACGACATCGATTTCCGATCCGCCCGCTTTGACGAAGAAGGTAATAAGACCGAGAACATGAAAATTCGTGTCCGTCAAAACGGAATCGTGATTCATGATGCGGTCGAGATCGAATCGAAAACGGGAGCCGGCAAGCCGGAAGGTCCAGAGCCGTTGACGATTCTTCTGCAGGATCATGGTAACCCGGTTCGATATCGCAACATCTGGCTCGTTAATGGGGATCCATTCGAGCGGGAATCCAACGAAGAATTGACACCTGTCGAAACTTATGTCGACGGACATTATCGTGGTCGTGGAAGAGGATTCCGGAGCTTTAATTCCGCTCCACGTTATCCTTATGCTGCCGAATACTGGCCATACACCTGGGAATACCGCTACGCTCCATTAGCCCCACCGGCTCCCGTATATATGGTGCCAAATTACGATTTGCCACCGTATCCGTATGGGTTCTAATCGTATCTGGCGAGCCGAGTCAGTTATGACTTGGGTCACTCTTTCAACTCTTGTTATCAATCACAATTGAAAACACTCCTCGAATCATCACGAGGGCTCGCCAGCATGAATTTTCTAAAA from Rubinisphaera italica includes the following:
- the cysS gene encoding cysteine--tRNA ligase, whose translation is MAIRFYNSLTNQSEDFQPLEAGIVRMYSCGPTVYDFAHIGNFRSFLFADLIRRFLEVMGNDVTHIMNITDVGHMTDDHLADGGGEDKMEAAAKRLKEDKKSGKVPDGAIENPDDPYQVAQFFTDAFLEDSRKLGLKIAFEYPKNIPHATNHIEDMQEMIDELIKSGHAYVGPDGAVYYSVESFPKYGSLSGNTLDQLREGSGGRVQQNDQASKKHPADFLLWKPDQSHIMKWDSPWGMGYPGWHIECSVMARKLLGRDVIDIHTGGEDLIFPHHECEIAQSCGASGEDHFARFWMHARFLMVEGEKMSKSKGNFYTVRDVLGGKVTGREVHPAVLRYELIRSHYGSNMNFTEKGLKDSAAAVRKLNEFNAMLEAKTGGEVAEVDNSHPVLAGFLGALSDNLNISGALGVLFPWMSGPHENPQESLAVLRTINRILDVAPMEHAEELQSESSDAGGFDPAELCKGIDEARANKDYGRADELRNQLQDAGYEVRNSLEGTIATKQLA
- a CDS encoding transposase; its protein translation is MTDSARQFQIGWASRMDRFWLLTWTTYGSWLPGDRRRFVGKVLSEDGLKEIKNIPGIPYEEGESRLEDFAKSSMKSSTITLTKIDADDVLVQFQETASYRSDRLFSVAIMPTHIHVVLGVNGDPEPDKLLHVYKSYASRKLNKRKKREVWWTKSGSKRKLPDEPALIAGIRYVNNQQKPLALFIDVEFEH
- a CDS encoding SMP-30/gluconolactonase/LRE family protein encodes the protein MTRFFLALMIMLVTNVCTAQDTLNFPHLGEVLRMDDAVNKIIPKDAVIEVVASGFDWTEGPVWVPGDPGHLLFSDIPQNAVYRWDEGEGVSLFMQPSGYTGVAPYGGEPGCNGLMLDSQGRLTSCEHGDRRLSVLTKEGGKRTLVDNYEGKRLNSPNDLIFHSNGELLFTDPPYGLPKRWDDPRRELDFCGVYRLTPDKQLTLLTKEMTRPNGIALSPDEKTLYLAQSDPEAALWKAFPINKDGSLGKSRVLHDATESVDKLPGLPDGMAVATDGTLFATGPGGVYIFTPEGKLLGRISTGERTSNCTFGGADGKTLYMTADMYLCRIKTNLTGLSHK
- a CDS encoding 3-keto-disaccharide hydrolase, translating into MAEWEKDLFLEIRCRLQKSCPAEGTSTVPYSKLFLTSCLTLGVISSTLAPELYAQKKPSPPATQDLSAVDSDFRYQGEYMGTLPDGENSFYRKKVGLQIVARGNGNFDAVLYDGGLPGDGWNDEPAERAIAQLNDDVVTATVGDYQIEVAGNIATFSTLDGKTLGEVRKYDRRSATIGLPAPADATVLFDGEKNDLWKNMNVTQDGLLEQGCETVDTFGDFTLHAEFRLPYKPLGEGQDRGNSGFYLQRRYEVQVLDSFGDMLEFNHCGAIYRIKAPDLNMCLPPLSWQTYDIDFRSARFDEEGNKTENMKIRVRQNGIVIHDAVEIESKTGAGKPEGPEPLTILLQDHGNPVRYRNIWLVNGDPFERESNEELTPVETYVDGHYRGRGRGFRSFNSAPRYPYAAEYWPYTWEYRYAPLAPPAPVYMVPNYDLPPYPYGF